From the Desulfobacterales bacterium genome, one window contains:
- a CDS encoding heavy metal translocating P-type ATPase, with product MATVYHITGLDCASCGLKLETAIKKLPGVSYAVLDFANLRLHLEALDVERVRAEIKRIEPTVEILSAAPHAEKAQSQADVFGTRRAAGIIIAALILLGVHAVFEERFHASGWLVLDYGIALIAYFLAGTNIYVNAFRTFRRGDFFDENVLMVVATGGAIAIHSLSEAVAVMIFFKTGELLQNLAVARSRRSIHALLASKPDHANLETDEGLRQVPPEQVRVGEIILVKPGEKVPLDGEVVMGQSSLDASALTGESVPLSARIGDSLMAGMINLAGALKLRVTKPFNESSIAKILDLVENASARKAATEKFITRFARWYTPIVVGAAAGIAVLPPLIMAEANFKTWIYRALVVLVISCPCALVISIPLGYFGGVGRASRQGILVKGSNFLDALAAVKTVVFDKTGTLTRGDFAVQTIVPVNGFEKQQLMEFAALAEMHSNHPIAKSIIAKGAEMGLKLDGASIVEHVELPGRGVRALVGGHEILVGSDGWMHHQQIVHHGCALESTAAHVVIDGEYAGYIVIGDSIKADARQAIAQLRSIGIERIEMLTGDNRCTAESVARALGVDAFHAELLPEDKVRLLEEIQSTANHGGKVAFVGDGINDAPVLARADVGVAMGALGTDAAIETADVVLMTDSPLKMAEAVQIARQTRIIIWQNIVMALSIKVVFVALGVIGLASMWEAVFADMGVALAAIINSTRMLRTSGRAEPTVS from the coding sequence ACTTGAAACCGCGATCAAGAAACTGCCGGGCGTGTCTTACGCCGTGCTGGATTTTGCCAACCTGCGCCTTCATCTGGAGGCCCTCGATGTTGAACGGGTGCGCGCTGAAATCAAGCGAATCGAGCCGACGGTTGAAATTCTTTCCGCCGCCCCCCACGCTGAAAAAGCCCAAAGCCAAGCGGACGTATTCGGAACAAGAAGGGCGGCCGGCATTATTATCGCGGCACTGATCCTTTTAGGTGTGCATGCGGTTTTTGAAGAACGCTTCCACGCATCCGGTTGGCTGGTGTTGGATTATGGCATCGCGCTGATCGCATACTTTCTTGCCGGCACCAACATCTATGTCAACGCTTTCAGAACCTTTCGCAGAGGTGATTTTTTCGATGAAAATGTCTTGATGGTGGTTGCAACGGGCGGCGCGATCGCCATTCACAGCCTCTCGGAAGCCGTGGCCGTAATGATATTTTTTAAGACGGGGGAGCTTCTGCAAAATCTGGCGGTAGCGCGCTCGCGCCGCTCGATTCATGCGCTTCTTGCTTCAAAACCCGACCACGCGAATTTGGAGACGGACGAAGGCCTTCGCCAGGTGCCGCCGGAACAGGTGCGGGTCGGGGAAATTATTTTGGTCAAACCCGGAGAAAAGGTGCCGCTCGATGGTGAGGTGGTGATGGGGCAATCCAGTTTGGATGCATCGGCCTTGACGGGTGAATCCGTTCCGCTGAGCGCCCGAATTGGCGATAGCCTGATGGCGGGAATGATCAACTTGGCGGGAGCCTTGAAGCTGAGAGTGACCAAGCCTTTCAATGAATCCTCGATTGCCAAGATCCTTGACCTGGTTGAAAATGCTTCTGCCCGGAAAGCGGCAACGGAAAAATTCATCACCCGGTTCGCGCGGTGGTACACGCCGATCGTGGTGGGTGCCGCCGCCGGTATCGCGGTGCTGCCTCCCTTGATAATGGCTGAGGCGAATTTCAAGACCTGGATTTATCGCGCATTGGTGGTGTTGGTAATTTCCTGCCCCTGTGCGCTCGTAATCAGCATTCCCCTGGGATATTTCGGTGGCGTCGGCAGGGCCTCGCGACAAGGCATACTGGTCAAGGGGTCTAACTTCCTGGACGCGCTTGCAGCGGTCAAAACGGTTGTCTTTGACAAAACGGGCACCCTGACCCGAGGCGACTTTGCGGTACAAACCATCGTGCCCGTGAACGGCTTTGAAAAACAACAGCTGATGGAATTCGCAGCGCTTGCCGAAATGCATTCCAATCATCCGATCGCCAAATCGATTATCGCCAAAGGCGCCGAAATGGGGCTGAAGCTGGATGGCGCATCGATCGTCGAACATGTCGAATTGCCCGGAAGGGGAGTTCGCGCTCTGGTGGGCGGGCACGAGATACTAGTCGGGAGCGACGGCTGGATGCATCATCAGCAGATCGTCCATCATGGCTGCGCACTCGAAAGCACCGCCGCGCATGTTGTCATTGACGGCGAGTACGCCGGGTATATTGTGATCGGAGATTCGATCAAGGCCGATGCGAGGCAGGCCATTGCGCAATTGCGAAGCATCGGGATCGAGCGCATTGAAATGCTCACCGGCGACAATCGCTGCACGGCGGAATCGGTTGCCAGGGCCTTGGGGGTGGATGCGTTCCATGCGGAACTCCTCCCGGAAGACAAGGTGCGTTTGCTGGAGGAAATACAATCGACCGCCAATCATGGCGGGAAAGTTGCGTTCGTCGGTGATGGAATCAACGATGCCCCCGTCCTTGCCAGGGCCGATGTCGGGGTTGCCATGGGTGCCCTCGGCACGGATGCTGCGATCGAGACGGCCGATGTGGTGCTCATGACCGATTCTCCGCTAAAAATGGCAGAGGCGGTTCAAATCGCCCGCCAGACCCGAATCATCATCTGGCAGAACATCGTGATGGCGCTTTCGATAAAAGTCGTGTTCGTGGCCCTTGGGGTGATAGGCCTGGCATCGATGTGGGAGGCTGTCTTTGCCGACATGGGGGTAGCCCTCGCCGCAATCATTAACTCCACACGGATGTTAAGGACAAGCGGTCGCGCTGAACCAACTGTATCATGA
- a CDS encoding SLC13 family permease: MVYEIIMLLTIVAAALILFIAGRLRVDVVGLLVLSALALTGLVTAQEALAGFSSPAVVTVWALFILSEGLTRTGIAQQLGQPLQRFAKGGEVTLMVALMLAASLLSALINTVTVAAILLPATMELARRSGRPPSRLLMPLALGCLLGGPFTGISTPPNILVTDALHIAGMRPFAIFDFTPITAAIVVAGIAFMVLIGRHLLPNRSTGAEAGNPLPIGSFYQLDTHIFTTRIPTGSPLDGRTLAESRLGSALYLTVLALQRKGVLMLAPRPNDVLQAEDTLIVHGSPDHLQRFRASQHLQVESSERVNHYFSKRLQVAEGLIAEGSPLIDSTLAESGLRRAHHIHVMALHGPIEREIKDLRQHRLLAGERLLLQGERDALETMTQLGFVTELRFVAADRVKALAGGRPELLPVRVPPGSVLVDHDLVESRLGNAFGLTVVGLVRGEELLCMPSPDEKVRAGDLLVLQGSPRDLEILEGLQQLQIEKQSPGLVAELESQQIGVTEALLSPRTSLAGQSLANLLFRERYGISVLAIWRRGRAYRTGLQDMPLQFGDALLVYGQRQNMAALARDPDFLVLDEAAARAPRLEKARIAIAIMLAVILSAIAGLVPIAIAALAGATLMVLAGCLNIEEAYRAIEWKVVFLIASMLPLGAAIENTGAAQMGAAALITAVGDLGPRWVVAALFIVTVLGTQIIPTAALVVLMAPVALSAAGALEISPHLLMMTVAISASSSFASPLSHPAHLLVMGPGGYRFIDYVKVGVPITIISLLVSVGLLPILWPP, from the coding sequence TTGGTATATGAGATCATCATGCTCCTCACGATTGTTGCAGCGGCACTCATCCTGTTTATCGCTGGCCGGCTGCGTGTGGATGTGGTCGGGCTGCTGGTGCTGTCGGCCCTTGCCTTGACGGGTTTGGTCACTGCGCAAGAGGCGTTGGCCGGATTCAGCAGTCCGGCGGTGGTCACCGTGTGGGCCTTGTTCATTCTGTCCGAAGGACTGACCCGCACCGGTATCGCCCAGCAACTGGGACAACCGTTGCAACGCTTCGCAAAAGGCGGCGAAGTGACGCTCATGGTTGCCTTGATGCTGGCCGCCAGTCTGTTGTCGGCGCTTATCAACACCGTGACGGTCGCAGCCATTCTGCTGCCGGCGACCATGGAGCTGGCCCGGCGTAGTGGGCGCCCACCCTCCCGGCTGCTGATGCCGCTGGCGCTCGGTTGCCTCCTCGGCGGTCCGTTTACAGGTATCTCCACTCCGCCGAACATCCTGGTGACCGACGCCCTTCACATTGCCGGCATGCGTCCCTTTGCTATCTTCGACTTTACGCCGATCACCGCGGCCATCGTTGTGGCCGGTATCGCATTCATGGTGCTTATCGGACGCCACCTGCTTCCCAATCGTTCCACGGGTGCAGAGGCGGGTAATCCCTTGCCGATCGGCTCTTTCTATCAGCTCGACACGCACATTTTCACCACCCGCATCCCAACGGGATCCCCGCTCGACGGCCGCACCCTCGCCGAGAGCCGACTGGGCTCGGCCCTTTATCTGACCGTGCTGGCGCTCCAGCGAAAGGGTGTGTTGATGCTTGCGCCGCGTCCAAATGACGTGCTGCAGGCGGAAGATACGCTCATCGTTCACGGCAGTCCCGACCATCTGCAGCGCTTTCGCGCCAGTCAGCACCTTCAGGTCGAGTCGTCCGAACGCGTGAATCATTACTTCTCAAAACGGCTGCAGGTGGCTGAGGGACTGATCGCCGAAGGGTCGCCGCTGATAGATTCCACGCTCGCGGAGAGCGGCTTGCGGCGGGCGCATCACATTCATGTGATGGCCCTGCACGGCCCGATTGAACGCGAGATCAAGGATCTGCGACAGCACCGACTCTTGGCAGGAGAGCGACTGCTGCTTCAGGGCGAGCGGGACGCGCTGGAAACGATGACGCAGCTGGGCTTTGTCACGGAACTGCGCTTCGTAGCGGCGGACAGGGTGAAAGCGCTTGCCGGAGGCCGCCCCGAGCTGCTGCCGGTACGTGTTCCACCGGGGTCGGTGCTGGTCGATCATGATCTGGTTGAAAGTCGCCTGGGGAATGCATTCGGTTTGACCGTGGTTGGCCTTGTGCGTGGGGAGGAACTGCTGTGCATGCCTTCGCCGGATGAGAAGGTGCGGGCCGGCGATCTGCTCGTGCTGCAGGGGTCACCCCGCGATCTTGAGATTCTCGAAGGTCTTCAGCAACTTCAGATCGAAAAGCAATCCCCCGGCCTGGTTGCCGAACTGGAGTCACAACAAATCGGCGTTACTGAAGCGCTGCTTTCACCGAGAACCTCTCTCGCGGGGCAGTCTCTCGCCAACCTGCTCTTCCGCGAGCGTTACGGCATCAGCGTGCTTGCCATCTGGCGCAGGGGACGTGCCTATCGCACCGGGCTTCAGGACATGCCCTTGCAATTCGGCGATGCCCTGCTGGTTTACGGGCAACGCCAAAACATGGCGGCCCTGGCCCGCGATCCGGACTTTCTCGTGCTGGATGAGGCCGCGGCGCGTGCGCCACGCCTGGAAAAGGCCCGCATTGCCATTGCCATCATGCTGGCGGTCATCTTGAGTGCTATCGCAGGCCTTGTTCCGATTGCCATTGCCGCCCTTGCCGGGGCGACGCTGATGGTGCTCGCCGGCTGCCTGAACATAGAGGAAGCCTATCGGGCCATTGAGTGGAAGGTTGTATTCCTTATCGCAAGCATGCTGCCGCTGGGCGCGGCCATCGAAAACACCGGAGCGGCGCAGATGGGGGCGGCTGCCTTGATTACCGCAGTCGGTGATCTCGGCCCGCGATGGGTTGTCGCGGCGCTGTTCATCGTAACCGTGCTCGGCACGCAAATTATCCCCACGGCTGCGCTGGTGGTGTTAATGGCGCCGGTGGCGCTGAGCGCTGCCGGCGCTTTGGAGATCTCACCTCACTTGTTGATGATGACCGTGGCGATCTCGGCCTCTTCGAGTTTTGCCAGCCCGCTTTCGCACCCTGCCCATCTGCTCGTCATGGGCCCCGGCGGCTATCGCTTCATCGACTACGTGAAAGTCGGCGTGCCCATTACAATTATTTCACTGCTTGTATCGGTGGGATTGCTGCCGATATTGTGGCCACCTTGA